In Pleurocapsa sp. PCC 7319, the following are encoded in one genomic region:
- a CDS encoding transglycosylase domain-containing protein: MATKPPSNGKRSKSPMSKVVTQAVQKIQGKVNFNAANFKSGKPTPELRIKEAKGKEQIYPLVGDRYTLGRSSRCDINIRNPVVSQTHLTLKRNRKKTRSFVVQDEKSTNGIYRGKKRFKTFSLFHGESFTLGPPELAAGVTVKYYNPPPFWLYILRYSLYSMGGMLGLLLLLLSIEWVKVPVYPIPKESTLPIVVYAQDGETPINPTAQNNTHRELKKLSDFSPYLPQAVIASEDSRFYWHFGVDPIGVTRAMVINLSSAELRQGASTLTQQLARSLFPEVGRQNTAGRKIREMMVALKLETFYSKDFILKTYLNRVYLGIGSYGFEDAAQFYFEKSASELNLSEAATLVAILPAPNLYNPVKDYDTAVGLRNRIIDRMVKMGMVSESEADRARRSRIEVSPKARETFSSTVAPYFYSYVLDELQTLLGSDVAQEGNFIIETALNTQLQKQAELALDYSINNDGDRLGFSQGAVVTLDSRNGNILALVGGLNYEQSQFNRVVQAKRQPGSTFKIFAYAAALEQEIDPDKEYSCTPLFWKGQQYRGCERSNGDIDMYRGVAQSENVTALRVAQDVGLKRVIDVAKRLGVTSSLIEAPGLVIGQSETNVLEMTGAYATIANDGIWNKPHAINRILDGSDCQDSSERDSCREIYVFEDDTETYRDVISQDVTDKLTDMLQEAVEKGTGKAAYIDEGEAGKTGTTDNNVDLWFIGYVPKKDLVTGVWLGNDDNSPTNGSSYHAASLWGKYMKQAVSN, from the coding sequence ATGGCTACTAAACCTCCTTCTAATGGTAAGAGATCTAAATCGCCCATGAGCAAAGTTGTTACCCAAGCAGTACAAAAAATCCAAGGGAAAGTTAACTTTAATGCTGCTAATTTTAAATCAGGTAAACCAACCCCAGAATTAAGAATTAAAGAAGCTAAGGGCAAAGAACAAATCTATCCCTTAGTGGGCGATCGCTATACTTTAGGTAGAAGTTCTCGTTGTGATATTAACATTCGCAATCCAGTAGTCAGCCAAACTCACCTAACTCTCAAGAGAAACCGCAAAAAGACCCGTTCTTTTGTTGTCCAAGACGAAAAATCGACTAACGGTATCTATCGAGGTAAAAAACGTTTCAAAACCTTCTCTCTATTTCACGGTGAAAGCTTTACTCTTGGACCACCAGAGCTAGCGGCTGGTGTTACGGTCAAATATTATAACCCTCCTCCATTTTGGTTATATATTCTTCGTTATTCTCTCTACAGTATGGGAGGTATGTTAGGGTTACTGTTGCTGTTGTTGAGTATTGAATGGGTCAAAGTACCTGTGTATCCCATACCAAAAGAATCAACTCTGCCGATAGTAGTCTATGCCCAAGATGGCGAAACCCCGATCAACCCTACTGCTCAAAACAATACTCACCGAGAACTAAAAAAACTGTCTGATTTTTCTCCCTACTTACCTCAAGCGGTAATTGCTTCCGAAGATAGTCGTTTCTATTGGCATTTTGGGGTCGATCCCATAGGAGTCACTAGAGCAATGGTAATTAATCTTTCTTCAGCTGAATTACGTCAGGGAGCCAGTACCCTTACCCAACAATTAGCCCGTAGCCTCTTTCCCGAAGTCGGCAGACAAAATACTGCGGGACGAAAAATTCGGGAAATGATGGTGGCGTTGAAATTGGAGACATTTTATAGTAAAGATTTTATTCTCAAAACTTATCTTAATCGTGTATATCTTGGTATTGGTAGTTATGGCTTTGAAGATGCAGCTCAATTCTATTTTGAAAAGTCCGCTTCGGAGCTAAATCTTTCCGAGGCTGCTACCTTAGTAGCTATTTTACCCGCCCCTAATCTATACAATCCTGTTAAAGATTATGATACTGCCGTTGGCTTGCGCAACCGTATTATCGATCGCATGGTCAAAATGGGTATGGTCAGTGAATCAGAAGCAGATCGAGCCAGGAGGTCGCGTATTGAAGTTAGTCCCAAAGCTCGTGAAACTTTTTCGAGTACTGTTGCGCCCTATTTTTATAGTTATGTCTTAGATGAACTTCAAACACTATTAGGTTCAGATGTTGCTCAAGAAGGCAACTTTATTATTGAAACTGCTTTAAATACCCAACTACAAAAACAAGCTGAATTAGCTTTAGATTACTCAATTAATAATGATGGCGATCGCCTGGGTTTTTCACAGGGGGCAGTAGTTACCCTAGATAGTAGAAATGGCAATATTCTGGCTCTGGTTGGCGGACTTAACTATGAACAAAGTCAATTTAATCGAGTAGTACAGGCAAAAAGACAACCAGGCTCAACTTTTAAAATCTTTGCCTATGCCGCAGCTCTGGAACAGGAAATAGATCCCGACAAAGAATATTCCTGCACTCCCTTATTTTGGAAAGGACAACAATATCGTGGATGTGAGCGTAGCAATGGGGATATTGATATGTATCGTGGGGTAGCTCAGTCAGAAAATGTTACTGCCCTGAGAGTTGCTCAAGATGTTGGCTTAAAAAGAGTTATAGATGTAGCTAAACGCCTAGGTGTGACATCCTCTCTCATTGAAGCTCCTGGATTAGTGATTGGGCAAAGCGAAACTAATGTTTTAGAGATGACTGGTGCCTATGCCACTATTGCTAATGACGGAATCTGGAACAAACCCCATGCCATTAACCGCATTTTAGATGGAAGTGACTGTCAAGACTCTAGCGAGCGCGATAGCTGCCGTGAGATCTATGTTTTTGAAGATGATACAGAAACATACCGCGATGTAATTTCCCAAGACGTTACTGATAAGCTTACTGATATGTTGCAAGAAGCAGTCGAAAAGGGGACTGGAAAAGCTGCCTATATCGACGAAGGGGAAGCAGGCAAAACTGGTACTACAGATAACAATGTAGATCTCTGGTTTATTGGCTATGTTCCCAAAAAAGACTTGGTGACTGGCGTTTGGCTAGGCAATGATGACAATTCCCCCACCAATGGCAGTAGTTATCATGCAGCAAGCCTTTGGGGGAAATATATGAAGCAAGCGGTTAGTAATTAA
- a CDS encoding pentapeptide repeat-containing protein: protein MKTKLFTVIATLITATISLPIQAESLSDLNQLLNTKKCSQCDLINSGLVQANLTRADLVQADLTGANLSQANLMGADLRGANLSGASLHGANLSGANLTGANLAGTDLRNAYVGNTDLSEVDLDSAYLEGIKGISETAGTPEQFHRWGVQEVERGNYNAAIAHYRRAIKVDPEFAPAYLGLGIVQYNFDHRAEAKKNTQIAAKLFKKQEHQLGYQTATNFQQQMALIQKAEENAEKNQGGIGHVGKFMGSVGSLLLQLLL from the coding sequence ATGAAAACTAAATTATTTACAGTAATAGCTACACTAATTACTGCCACTATTTCTCTGCCCATTCAAGCTGAAAGTTTAAGCGATCTCAATCAACTTTTAAATACTAAAAAATGCTCTCAATGCGATCTAATTAACTCTGGTTTAGTACAGGCAAATTTAACTAGAGCAGATTTAGTCCAAGCCGATTTAACTGGAGCTAATCTGAGCCAAGCAAATTTAATGGGTGCAGATCTGCGGGGAGCTAACTTATCAGGAGCATCTCTACATGGGGCTAATCTCTCAGGAGCAAATCTCACAGGAGCAAATTTAGCTGGAACAGATCTGAGAAATGCTTATGTAGGTAATACTGATTTAAGCGAAGTCGATCTGGATTCTGCTTATTTAGAAGGCATCAAAGGCATCTCCGAAACAGCAGGTACTCCAGAACAATTTCACCGTTGGGGAGTACAAGAAGTTGAGCGGGGAAATTATAATGCTGCGATCGCCCATTATCGAAGAGCAATTAAGGTCGATCCTGAATTTGCCCCGGCATATTTAGGATTAGGTATTGTTCAATATAATTTCGATCATCGAGCAGAGGCGAAAAAAAATACGCAGATTGCTGCCAAACTATTTAAAAAGCAAGAGCATCAACTTGGTTATCAAACAGCTACTAATTTTCAGCAGCAAATGGCATTAATTCAAAAAGCAGAAGAAAATGCAGAGAAAAATCAAGGTGGCATCGGTCATGTAGGCAAGTTCATGGGTAGTGTAGGCTCTTTGTTATTACAGTTATTGCTTTAA
- a CDS encoding DUF29 domain-containing protein, whose translation MTAKIQNLSQLYNRDYYLWLKETTQLLKTKNFSQLDIENLIEELETLGRSERNKIISSLRLIYQHLLKWQYQPEKRSKSWTNTIDRERDNICDYIEDMPSLKKMLDDSEIIAKGYSRGRRDAIKETGITNLPTDCPFTMQQVLDSNYLPSCDF comes from the coding sequence ATGACTGCCAAAATACAAAATCTTAGCCAACTATATAATCGCGATTATTATTTATGGCTGAAAGAAACCACACAATTATTAAAAACTAAAAACTTTAGTCAACTAGACATAGAAAATTTAATCGAAGAATTAGAAACCTTGGGCAGAAGTGAACGCAATAAAATAATATCTAGTCTCAGATTAATCTATCAGCATCTACTTAAATGGCAATATCAGCCAGAAAAACGCAGTAAAAGCTGGACAAACACTATTGATCGCGAACGAGATAACATCTGTGACTATATAGAAGATATGCCCAGTCTAAAAAAAATGTTAGACGATTCAGAAATAATAGCAAAAGGCTATAGTCGAGGTAGAAGAGATGCGATTAAAGAAACAGGAATAACAAATCTGCCGACAGATTGTCCTTTTACGATGCAGCAAGTTCTCGATTCTAACTATTTACCATCTTGCGATTTCTAA
- a CDS encoding DUF29 domain-containing protein encodes MTTQLSSPTNTANLYERDYYLWLSHTAQLIKEGKFSEIDAVSLVEEIEDMGRSEKRAVKSNLIIVLLHLLKYKYQPAKRTNSWKASIREHRRRLRDDLKASPSLKRYLEDVFDECYQDGKEQATDETGLSLDTFPLKSPFTAAETLNPDYLPPD; translated from the coding sequence ATGACTACTCAATTATCTTCTCCTACTAATACAGCCAATCTATATGAACGAGATTATTATCTATGGCTGTCACACACTGCTCAACTAATCAAGGAAGGTAAATTTTCTGAGATAGATGCAGTGAGCCTAGTTGAAGAAATTGAAGATATGGGCAGAAGTGAGAAACGAGCAGTAAAAAGTAATTTAATTATCGTGCTGCTCCATCTGCTCAAGTATAAATATCAGCCAGCTAAACGAACTAATAGCTGGAAAGCAAGTATCAGAGAACATCGACGTAGATTAAGAGATGACTTGAAAGCCAGTCCTAGCTTAAAACGATACTTAGAAGATGTTTTTGATGAATGTTATCAAGATGGAAAAGAACAAGCTACCGATGAGACAGGATTGTCTCTAGATACTTTTCCCCTCAAATCTCCCTTTACTGCTGCCGAAACTCTCAATCCTGATTATCTACCTCCAGATTAA
- the lptC gene encoding LPS export ABC transporter periplasmic protein LptC — protein sequence MSLGGLGRHLSLGILTASIIAIHSCQSSPPNKQESSSVNIERLDTQLVLNNAILEQSNSSENTVWKIKADSIEYSEDQKTATLNQVLGNLLQDGKLIFQISANKGEVQDNGNLIFLKDQIVASDPRNESVVKTDEVEWRPQENLLLIKQKLQGIHPNLVLSAAEGRYFTDRESLEIKGDVIATSHQPGLQLKSEHLAWEIPQDKISSPGAIQIVGYDQNETITEKLVADYAQVNLAAQTAILNKNIELISLQPKLQIATESLTWNYQQRLGKTEQPIQILDRERQISLTGNGGEINLQQRIAKLNNGVRGINQQKPSELYARQLTWKIDSEEIEAQGDVVYEQVEPEVRLTGEKAVGTLRDNNIVVTSNGKKQVTTVIKNGNN from the coding sequence ATGAGCTTAGGAGGCTTAGGTCGCCATTTATCTCTGGGAATATTAACAGCTAGTATTATTGCTATACATAGTTGTCAGTCATCTCCGCCTAATAAACAAGAATCATCTTCCGTTAACATAGAGCGACTGGATACCCAGCTAGTGTTAAATAACGCTATTTTGGAGCAATCTAACAGTTCAGAAAATACAGTCTGGAAAATTAAAGCTGATAGTATTGAATATAGCGAGGATCAAAAAACCGCTACCTTAAATCAAGTACTGGGCAACTTGTTACAAGATGGAAAACTAATTTTTCAGATTAGTGCCAATAAGGGAGAAGTCCAAGACAACGGTAATCTAATCTTCCTCAAAGACCAAATAGTTGCTAGTGACCCCCGCAATGAAAGTGTGGTCAAAACTGACGAGGTGGAATGGCGACCCCAAGAAAATCTACTACTAATTAAACAAAAATTACAAGGCATTCATCCAAATTTAGTTTTAAGTGCTGCTGAAGGACGTTATTTTACCGATCGTGAAAGTTTAGAAATAAAGGGAGATGTGATTGCAACGAGTCATCAACCGGGATTACAGTTAAAAAGCGAGCATTTGGCTTGGGAGATTCCTCAAGATAAGATCTCAAGCCCTGGTGCAATTCAAATAGTTGGCTATGACCAAAATGAAACCATAACCGAGAAATTAGTAGCCGATTATGCTCAAGTTAATTTAGCAGCTCAAACAGCCATACTCAATAAAAATATTGAATTAATTTCTCTTCAGCCAAAACTACAAATTGCTACCGAATCTTTAACCTGGAATTATCAACAGCGCCTAGGAAAAACCGAACAGCCAATTCAAATCTTAGATCGCGAGCGTCAAATCAGTCTTACTGGAAATGGAGGAGAAATTAACTTACAGCAGCGAATAGCTAAGTTAAACAATGGAGTACGAGGAATAAATCAACAAAAACCTTCAGAATTATATGCTCGTCAATTAACCTGGAAAATAGACTCAGAAGAAATTGAAGCTCAAGGTGATGTGGTTTATGAGCAAGTTGAGCCAGAGGTTAGGTTAACAGGGGAAAAAGCAGTTGGTACTTTGAGAGACAACAACATCGTAGTTACCAGTAACGGAAAAAAACAAGTCACTACAGTAATTAAAAATGGAAATAATTAA
- the trmFO gene encoding FADH(2)-oxidizing methylenetetrahydrofolate--tRNA-(uracil(54)-C(5))-methyltransferase TrmFO — protein MIQDKIIVIGGGLAGTEAAWQIAQAGIAVILYEMRPVKTSPAHHTEELAELVCSNSFGAQNSDRAAGLLHEELRRLGSIVISTADEQSVPAGGALAVDRAVFSSHLTSTLANHPLIELKRAEITAIPQDQVVVLTTGPLTSPQLASDLQKFTGMEYMSFFDAASPIIVGESIDRDIAFLASRYDKGEAAYLNCPMNQEQYLQFQQELCNAEQAELKDFERENAKFFEGCLPIEELAQRGEDTMRYGPLKPVGLFDSRLGDFRVPENKGKRPYAVVQLRQEDKAGQLWNMVGFQTNLKWGEQKRIFRLIPGLENAEFVRMGVMHRNTFINSPQLLEPSLQFTSKNTVLAAGQLVGTEGYTAAAAGGWLAGTNAARLLLGQEPVTMPETTMMGALFGFISSASPKHFQPMPPNFGIIPQLPTRVKNKRERYGQYRDRSLSDLETWKQSLLKPVVTL, from the coding sequence ATGATCCAAGACAAAATAATTGTAATTGGTGGTGGTTTGGCAGGGACTGAAGCTGCCTGGCAAATTGCTCAAGCAGGGATTGCGGTAATCTTATACGAGATGCGTCCTGTAAAAACTTCTCCCGCTCATCATACAGAAGAATTAGCAGAATTAGTCTGTAGCAATTCTTTTGGTGCCCAAAATAGCGATCGCGCAGCGGGTTTACTTCATGAAGAACTTCGCCGTCTTGGCTCTATAGTCATTTCCACAGCAGATGAACAGTCAGTGCCAGCAGGAGGCGCTTTGGCTGTTGACAGAGCTGTTTTCAGCAGTCACTTAACTAGTACTTTAGCTAATCATCCCCTGATCGAATTAAAACGAGCAGAAATCACTGCAATACCGCAGGATCAAGTTGTGGTTTTAACTACAGGTCCTTTAACTAGTCCTCAACTAGCTTCAGACCTACAAAAGTTCACGGGAATGGAGTATATGAGCTTTTTTGATGCTGCTAGTCCGATTATCGTTGGCGAATCAATAGATCGAGATATTGCTTTTTTGGCATCTCGTTACGATAAGGGAGAGGCAGCTTATCTCAATTGCCCCATGAATCAAGAGCAGTATCTTCAGTTTCAACAAGAGCTATGTAATGCCGAACAAGCAGAACTCAAAGATTTTGAACGGGAAAATGCTAAGTTTTTTGAAGGTTGTTTACCCATTGAAGAATTAGCACAACGGGGAGAAGATACAATGCGCTATGGACCCCTCAAGCCTGTAGGTTTATTCGATTCTCGTTTGGGAGATTTTCGGGTGCCAGAAAATAAGGGGAAACGACCTTACGCTGTAGTGCAATTGCGTCAAGAGGATAAAGCAGGACAACTCTGGAACATGGTCGGTTTTCAAACCAATCTCAAATGGGGGGAACAAAAACGGATTTTTCGTCTTATTCCTGGACTAGAAAATGCTGAATTCGTCCGTATGGGAGTCATGCACCGCAATACCTTTATTAATTCTCCGCAATTATTAGAACCCAGTTTACAATTTACCAGCAAAAATACTGTTTTAGCTGCGGGTCAACTGGTGGGAACGGAAGGCTATACAGCAGCAGCAGCCGGAGGTTGGTTAGCAGGGACAAATGCGGCGCGTTTATTATTGGGGCAAGAACCGGTAACTATGCCTGAAACAACGATGATGGGCGCGCTATTTGGATTTATTAGTTCTGCTTCCCCGAAACATTTCCAACCCATGCCCCCGAATTTTGGTATTATTCCTCAATTACCTACCAGAGTCAAAAATAAGCGAGAAAGATACGGTCAATATCGCGATCGCTCTTTGTCCGATTTAGAAACTTGGAAACAGTCCCTATTAAAGCCAGTTGTAACCCTATAA
- a CDS encoding DUF1194 domain-containing protein, which yields MFHTNTLKKITTGSLLTFMALSYLTAKTDTAVATGSQIDVSAELMLSIDISGSVNSDEYNLQMDGYAAAFRDSEVISTIESLPNGLAVGVQFWARRPAPAQPWRVIKTEQESLDFANYLDNLARPSSSTTSIYQWNGENRSVGSGTNVTGAITAATSEIVNNDYDGDVLVIDVSGDGRSNGSQHNGNTSKDGYCSSSDFVCQGVKNARDTAENLGITINGLPIENGTNTTYITDFYIENVKSGTKGFVETAAGFDDFTRAAKAKIYQEISGALDPNAQDDVISTDENTVATYNLIAGDPNNANAGQDTDPNGDNLTVTKFYVNGAEKTVGQQITMPSGALLTVASNGDVTYDPNGLFESFSEGDQLPAPDELTYVVSDPSGYTDGATATLNINGVADDPDAVDDAVTTDEDTITSIDVLANDTDVDSESSELSVAEINGSAASPGMVFELTSGATVTLNSDGTLDYDPTSSNVLQLLNDGNSQDEIFTYTVSDEVGNTDTADVTVTVQGITDTFAD from the coding sequence ATGTTTCATACTAATACTCTTAAGAAAATTACCACTGGTAGTTTGTTAACTTTTATGGCGTTGAGCTATCTGACAGCTAAGACTGACACAGCAGTTGCTACAGGTAGTCAAATAGATGTCTCAGCAGAATTAATGTTATCTATTGATATCTCTGGAAGTGTTAATTCAGATGAGTATAATCTCCAGATGGATGGTTATGCTGCTGCTTTTAGAGATAGTGAAGTAATCTCAACTATCGAAAGTCTACCTAATGGTCTTGCAGTTGGAGTTCAGTTTTGGGCTAGAAGACCTGCTCCTGCCCAGCCTTGGCGAGTTATTAAAACAGAGCAAGAGTCGTTAGACTTTGCCAATTATCTTGATAATTTAGCCAGACCCAGTAGTTCGACCACTAGTATCTATCAATGGAATGGAGAAAATAGAAGTGTAGGTAGCGGTACAAATGTCACTGGTGCGATCACTGCTGCCACAAGTGAAATTGTCAATAATGATTACGATGGAGATGTTTTAGTTATTGATGTATCTGGAGACGGAAGATCTAATGGTTCTCAGCATAATGGAAATACCTCTAAAGACGGTTATTGTTCCAGTAGTGACTTTGTTTGTCAAGGCGTAAAAAATGCTAGAGATACAGCAGAAAATCTTGGCATTACCATTAATGGTCTACCAATTGAAAATGGTACTAATACCACTTATATAACTGACTTCTACATTGAAAATGTTAAAAGTGGTACCAAAGGCTTTGTCGAAACTGCTGCTGGTTTTGATGATTTTACTAGAGCAGCAAAAGCTAAAATTTATCAAGAGATTAGTGGTGCCCTTGATCCAAACGCTCAAGATGACGTTATTTCTACTGATGAAAATACAGTTGCAACTTATAACTTAATTGCAGGTGATCCCAATAATGCCAACGCTGGACAAGATACCGACCCTAATGGTGACAATCTAACTGTGACTAAGTTTTATGTTAATGGAGCTGAAAAGACTGTTGGACAACAAATAACAATGCCCTCAGGTGCATTGTTAACTGTTGCGAGTAATGGTGATGTTACTTACGATCCAAACGGGTTGTTTGAATCATTCAGTGAAGGAGATCAGTTGCCTGCACCTGATGAACTCACTTACGTTGTGAGCGATCCTTCTGGTTACACAGATGGTGCTACAGCCACCTTAAATATCAATGGAGTGGCAGACGATCCTGATGCAGTAGATGATGCAGTAACTACTGATGAAGATACTATTACAAGTATTGACGTACTGGCGAACGATACGGATGTAGATTCTGAATCCAGTGAATTGTCAGTTGCTGAAATTAATGGCTCAGCTGCAAGTCCTGGAATGGTTTTTGAACTTACTTCTGGTGCCACAGTTACTTTAAATAGTGATGGTACATTAGATTACGATCCAACAAGTAGTAATGTTTTACAACTTCTAAATGATGGCAATAGTCAAGATGAAATATTCACTTACACTGTAAGCGATGAAGTAGGTAATACTGATACTGCTGACGTTACAGTAACAGTTCAAGGTATTACAGACACTTTTGCTGACTAA
- a CDS encoding P-II family nitrogen regulator, translated as MKKIEAIIRPFKLDEVKIALVNAGVVGMTVSEVRGFGRQKGQTERYRGSEYTVEFLQKLKIEIVIENDQVDMVVDKIIAAARTGEIGDGKIFVYPVDQVVRIRTGEKNLEAV; from the coding sequence TTGAAAAAAATAGAAGCTATTATCAGACCTTTTAAATTAGATGAAGTCAAAATCGCTTTAGTAAACGCTGGAGTTGTAGGTATGACCGTCTCTGAGGTGCGGGGTTTTGGTCGCCAAAAGGGACAGACAGAGCGTTATCGAGGTTCAGAGTATACCGTAGAGTTTCTGCAAAAGCTCAAAATTGAAATCGTGATTGAAAACGATCAGGTAGATATGGTGGTAGATAAAATTATTGCTGCTGCACGTACTGGAGAAATTGGTGACGGTAAGATTTTTGTTTATCCAGTGGATCAAGTGGTGCGGATTCGTACTGGAGAGAAAAACCTAGAAGCAGTTTAG